Proteins from a genomic interval of Candidatus Rubidus massiliensis:
- the glgP gene encoding Glycogen phosphorylase: protein MQAPDLDISMNDKIAMLVAKIKHYLITSMGKMVEDANNDEIYRALSYALREEIVINWLASFRTFQKKDIRQLYYISMEYLPGRLLINNITNLQATTLVQQALLRLNRSYNDILNSEGDPGLGNGGLGRLASCFLDSLATKHYPAKAYGLRYQYGIFEQHLAEGIQIEAPDRWLMNENPWEFRRDFYKVFVKYCGKIEMAKNIHGDEIFNLHNCEEVQALPFDYPIIGYSEDSKYTVLTLRLWSTKESPRNFQLQRFNAGRLDQAAENTTLTDVLYPNDYHETGKRIRLKQEYLLVSSSLQDIIRQYLSNHKNFRAFSDKVRIQINDTHPSLVIPELIRILNKHYDIPWKMAVEITQACTGYTNHTILNEALEQWDKSLMEYLLPRQYKIIEKLNQDFCNKVRQKFPNDESRIQRLSIISGNMVRMAHLAIVGSHKVNGVAELHSEILKNKVFKDFYELDPEKFINITNGVTPRRWLLECNPELAKFLNNRIGNGWITDFTQIKKIADFAKDPLTIEEFSLIKKRNKQRLAHFMKKNVFERNFLGEITRDSPIIDLDSLFDVQVKRIHEYKRQLMNILHVIMLYQEMLSNPHHTRIKRTCIFGGKAAAGYEMAKEIIRLIYCVGRKINHDPRINHMLKVVYIDNYNVSKAELIIPATDLSEQISTAGMEASGTSNMKFAMNGALTIGTEDGANIEMRKAIKDEWWPFSFGATAEKISEVKDSYNPLDIYNNNPKIRAALDSLKASGEDSFANYSDEERAFNDLFYRLTSDYGNEKADRYFTLYDLQNYFDVQKKVEELYLDPIRWAEIAIHNIAGMGNFSTDTSIENYSKLVWNLEPCPTDIDILERVSHDYKAHDRRRIY from the coding sequence ATGCAAGCCCCAGATCTCGACATATCAATGAATGATAAAATTGCCATGCTTGTTGCAAAAATCAAACATTATCTCATCACTTCGATGGGTAAAATGGTTGAAGATGCGAATAACGATGAGATTTATAGAGCCTTATCGTATGCATTAAGAGAAGAGATTGTAATTAACTGGCTAGCTTCTTTTCGTACCTTTCAAAAAAAAGATATACGACAATTATATTATATATCGATGGAATACCTGCCCGGTCGATTACTCATCAATAATATCACCAATTTACAAGCAACAACGTTAGTCCAACAGGCTCTTTTGAGGTTAAATAGAAGTTATAATGACATACTCAACAGTGAAGGAGATCCAGGACTTGGCAATGGAGGGCTTGGAAGATTAGCCTCTTGTTTTTTAGATTCTTTAGCTACTAAGCATTATCCTGCAAAAGCTTATGGTTTAAGATATCAATATGGTATTTTTGAGCAACATTTAGCTGAAGGTATACAAATTGAGGCCCCTGACCGTTGGCTTATGAATGAAAATCCTTGGGAATTTAGAAGAGATTTTTACAAAGTTTTTGTAAAGTATTGCGGTAAAATTGAAATGGCAAAAAATATTCATGGAGATGAGATTTTCAACTTACATAATTGTGAAGAAGTGCAAGCATTGCCCTTTGATTATCCCATTATCGGGTATTCTGAAGACAGTAAATATACAGTTTTAACTCTAAGATTATGGTCGACAAAAGAATCGCCTCGAAATTTTCAATTACAAAGATTTAATGCAGGACGCTTAGATCAAGCAGCTGAAAACACTACTTTAACAGATGTTCTATACCCAAACGATTATCATGAAACGGGCAAAAGAATTCGATTAAAACAAGAATATTTACTCGTTTCTTCTTCTCTTCAAGATATTATACGTCAATATCTATCAAACCACAAAAATTTTAGAGCTTTTTCGGACAAGGTACGTATACAAATTAATGATACCCATCCCTCTTTAGTCATTCCCGAATTAATTCGCATTTTAAATAAACATTATGACATTCCTTGGAAAATGGCGGTAGAAATAACCCAAGCATGCACTGGATACACTAATCACACCATATTGAATGAAGCTTTAGAACAATGGGATAAAAGCTTAATGGAGTACTTACTCCCGCGCCAATATAAAATTATAGAAAAATTAAATCAGGACTTTTGTAATAAAGTAAGGCAAAAATTTCCAAATGACGAAAGTCGCATACAACGTCTATCGATCATAAGTGGTAATATGGTTAGAATGGCTCATTTAGCCATTGTCGGCTCACATAAAGTGAATGGTGTAGCTGAACTTCATTCTGAAATTTTAAAAAATAAAGTTTTTAAAGATTTTTATGAATTAGACCCTGAAAAATTTATTAATATAACAAATGGGGTTACCCCAAGAAGATGGCTTTTAGAATGTAATCCAGAGCTTGCTAAATTTCTCAATAATCGCATTGGTAATGGTTGGATTACTGATTTTACGCAGATAAAAAAAATCGCTGATTTTGCTAAAGACCCTTTAACTATTGAAGAGTTTTCTCTCATAAAAAAAAGAAATAAGCAAAGATTAGCTCATTTTATGAAAAAAAATGTTTTTGAAAGAAACTTTTTAGGTGAAATTACAAGAGACAGTCCAATTATAGACCTCGATTCCTTATTCGATGTTCAAGTCAAAAGAATTCATGAATACAAACGTCAATTAATGAATATTTTACATGTCATTATGCTCTATCAAGAAATGCTGTCTAATCCTCATCATACAAGAATTAAGCGTACTTGCATTTTTGGTGGAAAAGCTGCAGCTGGCTATGAGATGGCAAAAGAAATTATTCGTTTAATTTATTGTGTGGGTCGCAAAATAAATCATGATCCACGTATTAATCATATGCTAAAAGTAGTTTACATTGATAACTACAATGTTTCAAAAGCCGAGCTAATTATTCCAGCAACTGATTTATCTGAGCAAATTTCAACAGCTGGGATGGAAGCTTCAGGAACTAGTAATATGAAATTTGCCATGAATGGTGCTTTAACAATTGGGACTGAAGATGGTGCCAATATAGAAATGAGAAAAGCAATAAAAGATGAATGGTGGCCTTTTTCTTTTGGAGCCACAGCCGAAAAAATTTCTGAAGTTAAGGATAGCTATAACCCTTTAGATATTTATAATAATAATCCAAAAATTCGCGCTGCCTTAGATTCTTTAAAAGCTTCAGGCGAAGATTCTTTTGCTAATTATTCAGATGAAGAAAGAGCTTTTAATGATCTATTTTATCGATTAACAAGTGATTATGGAAACGAAAAAGCTGATCGCTATTTTACTCTTTATGATTTACAAAATTACTTTGATGTACAAAAAAAAGTAGAAGAGTTGTACCTAGATCCGATTCGTTGGGCTGAAATAGCTATTCATAATATAGCTGGAATGGGAAATTTTTCTACAGATACATCTATTGAAAATTACAGCAAATTAGTATGGAACTTAGAACCATGTCCAACGGATATAGACATTTTAGAGCGTGTCAGCCATGATTATAAGGCACATGATCGAAGAAGAATTTACTAA
- a CDS encoding hypothetical protein (putative conserved protein), with product MALLLSMIPFYLAGNLHCLGMCGPLVMMLGQHKQKYWYFLGRILSYSLTGAIAGGMGAVLNGFLQKFHLGALQALSFGIFIIWIGFSTYFSHRNLLLKWIGKKTSRLTKALTVYFLKNKALGSFLFGFFTVALPCGQTLIVFSACALSGSFLVGLLNGLVFAILTSPSLWLSLWGNKWFKLLSQRYQVFIVVFSSIIGGVAILRSLAELGIISHKNLINFADYHLTLF from the coding sequence ATGGCTTTACTTCTTAGTATGATACCTTTTTATTTGGCAGGCAATTTACATTGCTTAGGAATGTGTGGCCCTCTAGTCATGATGCTAGGGCAACATAAACAAAAATATTGGTACTTTTTGGGAAGGATTTTATCCTACAGTCTAACAGGAGCAATAGCTGGTGGAATGGGAGCTGTATTAAATGGCTTTTTACAAAAATTTCATCTAGGTGCTTTGCAAGCTTTGAGTTTTGGCATTTTTATTATTTGGATTGGGTTTTCCACCTATTTTAGCCATAGAAATTTACTTTTAAAATGGATTGGAAAAAAAACGAGTCGTTTAACAAAAGCATTAACTGTATATTTTCTTAAAAATAAAGCGTTAGGCTCATTTTTATTTGGATTTTTTACAGTAGCTTTACCTTGTGGTCAAACATTAATTGTCTTTTCAGCTTGTGCTTTGTCTGGCAGCTTTTTGGTAGGTTTACTAAATGGATTGGTTTTTGCTATATTGACCTCTCCATCCCTTTGGCTATCACTTTGGGGAAATAAATGGTTTAAACTTTTAAGTCAAAGATATCAGGTTTTTATTGTAGTTTTTTCATCAATAATTGGAGGAGTGGCTATTTTAAGAAGTCTTGCAGAGCTTGGAATTATTTCTCATAAAAACTTAATTAATTTTGCTGATTACCATCTAACTCTTTTTTAA
- the appA gene encoding Oligopeptide-binding protein AppA precursor — MNKESLGLYVFRLLLIIAIFVLLSMLYWSSTLLENNVLSIKTDLKTIKSDLLALRNDFSKIKEDNSLKLQKNNDSKKVNGEESNTNPDLFKNNLLKEDPFYEKTLPQLLGNSFSPSGTIHEAIYGKYHNLHPFNEWYQVNKWTQMCTISVAKNLFGKYETLSPFAAVSMELKKGKEGLENEYWVRLRDDLYWQPLQESFFPSSMQVSSNFFKKHKVTAKDFKFYLDAVMNPYVQMVGAVSARTSLADIEEIEIIDDLNFIIRWKVEKIKNQDGEIVEKIKYYARDISGGLQPLPCFVYQYFSDGSKIVEDDTDPNTYRTNSVWAQNFTEHWAKNVIVSCGPWVFDGRTEREVHFKRNTDFYSDLAALAQKYAFTLKESPDNIWQDFKNNQVSYCTIQPDQLLELKTFLQSKEYRAQEAQGDKIDRLDYFGRQYTYIGWNEAREYFASKKVRQALTMAIDRKRIIDINLNGMGMEITGPLYPFSASYNTNITPWPYDPLEAKRLLKEEGWIDSTGDGVVKKEINGEMISFQFKLTYYVKNQLGKNICEYVASALNEVGIKCDLNGVDVADLSASVEDRSFDAILLGWILSTPPENPRQLWYSTGANEKGSSNYIGFSNEVIDRIIDRLDFETDPEKRIALYFQFQEILHEEAPYVFLYLPKRILLYRDYLQNVFIPKDRQDLIPGANVAEPESSIYWIKDYVPLSN, encoded by the coding sequence ATGAATAAAGAATCTTTAGGATTATACGTTTTTAGACTGTTACTTATCATTGCCATTTTTGTCCTTTTAAGTATGTTGTATTGGTCTTCCACTTTATTAGAAAATAACGTTTTATCCATTAAAACAGACTTAAAAACAATTAAATCAGACCTTTTAGCATTAAGAAATGATTTTTCTAAAATTAAAGAAGATAATTCTCTTAAGTTGCAAAAAAATAATGATTCCAAAAAAGTGAACGGGGAAGAGTCAAACACAAATCCTGACCTCTTTAAAAATAATTTGCTTAAAGAGGATCCCTTTTACGAAAAAACCTTACCCCAACTACTAGGAAATTCCTTTAGCCCATCTGGTACAATTCATGAAGCTATTTATGGAAAATATCACAATTTACACCCTTTTAATGAATGGTACCAAGTCAATAAATGGACACAAATGTGTACCATTTCGGTTGCAAAAAATTTGTTCGGAAAATATGAAACACTCTCTCCATTTGCGGCAGTTAGCATGGAATTAAAAAAGGGCAAAGAAGGTCTAGAGAATGAATACTGGGTTCGTTTAAGAGACGATTTGTATTGGCAACCTCTGCAGGAAAGTTTTTTTCCATCTTCTATGCAAGTTTCATCCAATTTTTTTAAAAAACATAAAGTAACTGCAAAGGATTTTAAGTTTTATCTTGATGCCGTTATGAATCCTTATGTTCAAATGGTTGGTGCTGTATCGGCTCGAACTTCTTTGGCAGATATAGAGGAGATCGAAATAATTGATGATTTAAATTTTATCATTCGTTGGAAAGTTGAAAAAATAAAAAATCAAGACGGTGAAATAGTCGAAAAAATAAAATATTATGCGCGAGATATTTCAGGGGGGTTACAGCCTTTGCCATGTTTTGTTTATCAATACTTTTCAGATGGTAGTAAAATCGTAGAAGACGATACTGATCCTAACACCTATCGAACCAATTCTGTATGGGCGCAAAATTTTACGGAACATTGGGCAAAAAATGTGATTGTAAGTTGTGGTCCTTGGGTTTTTGATGGTCGAACAGAAAGAGAAGTTCATTTTAAACGCAATACAGACTTTTATTCTGATCTGGCTGCTTTAGCTCAAAAGTATGCGTTCACACTAAAAGAGAGTCCTGACAATATTTGGCAGGATTTTAAAAATAATCAAGTGAGCTACTGCACTATTCAACCAGATCAACTTTTAGAGTTAAAAACATTTTTGCAATCAAAAGAGTATCGGGCGCAAGAAGCGCAAGGTGATAAGATAGATCGGTTAGATTACTTTGGAAGGCAATATACTTACATTGGGTGGAATGAAGCGCGTGAATATTTTGCTTCTAAAAAAGTTAGACAAGCCTTGACGATGGCCATTGATCGAAAAAGGATTATAGACATTAATTTAAATGGAATGGGAATGGAAATTACGGGACCTTTGTATCCCTTTTCGGCAAGTTATAATACGAATATTACTCCTTGGCCTTACGATCCTTTAGAAGCTAAACGTTTATTAAAGGAAGAAGGATGGATTGATAGCACAGGAGATGGAGTCGTAAAAAAAGAAATAAATGGGGAAATGATTTCTTTTCAGTTTAAATTAACCTATTACGTAAAAAATCAACTAGGAAAAAATATTTGTGAATACGTAGCTTCTGCTTTAAATGAAGTTGGAATAAAGTGTGATTTAAATGGAGTAGATGTAGCGGATTTATCAGCAAGTGTTGAAGATAGAAGCTTTGATGCGATTTTACTAGGATGGATTTTATCAACGCCCCCTGAAAATCCAAGGCAACTTTGGTATTCTACCGGAGCTAACGAAAAGGGATCTTCCAATTATATAGGATTTTCAAACGAGGTAATTGATCGAATCATTGATAGATTGGATTTCGAAACAGATCCTGAAAAAAGGATAGCGCTTTATTTTCAGTTTCAAGAAATTCTCCATGAAGAAGCTCCTTATGTATTTCTTTATTTGCCAAAAAGGATTTTGCTTTATCGAGACTATTTGCAAAATGTCTTTATACCAAAAGATCGGCAAGACTTAATACCTGGAGCAAATGTCGCAGAACCTGAATCTAGCATCTATTGGATAAAAGATTATGTTCCATTATCTAATTAG
- the dppB_1 gene encoding Dipeptide transport system permease protein DppB has product MFHYLIRRLILLPITLFFIILINFIIINLAPGDPVTIKDISSEGAARSDRSIAFGSDDRYLQFREFYGLTLPVLFNTWPWLREEYVRNSLEELITKKDIKGNLIDQKKYEELRIRLGDQARYIMPLLLTIIESPNESMAIRQMASRFFVRGGTKQAFLGANLNDRQKNFNKKIAVENSLLANLLLSKNDSKDQIEQKVAQLKKWYQENKEFYHFTLTPMQKVKTFFFETRFFRYFSRVLLLDFGTLRNDNNKTVISEVSKRFKYSLTLSILPLLITLVLCQIAGFAMAIYQNKWPDYILNASFLILYAIPVFVVAPFLIQIAINKVFPFTNEPIPISGFTSSDAIYSKENSFQRLMDIVKHIALPLIAIIYGTLAAQSRLSRTAVLEVLRQDYVRTAWAKGATPMQVFGKHVGRNASITIVTSIAGSLGVVLGGALIVETLFEINGFGRFFYEAVLDRDYNVIMFSTLAGSFLTLMGYLIADIAYTLLDPRVTLE; this is encoded by the coding sequence ATGTTCCATTATCTAATTAGAAGATTAATTTTATTACCTATAACTTTGTTTTTTATTATTTTAATCAATTTTATCATTATTAATTTGGCACCGGGTGATCCTGTAACAATTAAAGATATATCGTCAGAAGGAGCTGCAAGAAGTGATCGATCCATCGCTTTTGGAAGCGATGACCGCTATTTGCAATTTAGAGAATTTTATGGATTAACTTTGCCTGTATTATTTAATACCTGGCCTTGGTTAAGAGAAGAATACGTACGTAATTCATTAGAAGAGCTAATTACAAAGAAGGATATAAAAGGAAATCTCATTGATCAAAAAAAGTATGAAGAATTGAGAATTCGTTTGGGTGATCAAGCACGCTATATCATGCCACTTTTATTGACTATAATAGAAAGTCCCAATGAAAGTATGGCAATCCGTCAAATGGCATCCCGATTTTTTGTGAGAGGGGGGACTAAACAAGCTTTTTTGGGTGCCAATTTAAACGATAGGCAAAAAAACTTTAACAAAAAAATTGCAGTAGAAAATAGCTTGTTAGCTAACCTTTTATTAAGCAAAAACGATAGTAAAGACCAAATAGAGCAAAAAGTAGCTCAGTTAAAAAAATGGTATCAAGAAAATAAGGAATTTTACCATTTTACTTTAACTCCTATGCAAAAAGTAAAAACTTTTTTCTTTGAAACCAGATTTTTTCGATACTTTTCAAGAGTTCTTTTATTAGATTTTGGGACTTTGCGCAATGATAATAATAAGACAGTTATTAGTGAAGTAAGTAAACGTTTTAAATATTCTTTGACATTATCGATTTTGCCATTATTAATCACTTTAGTTCTTTGCCAAATAGCTGGATTTGCTATGGCTATTTATCAAAATAAATGGCCAGATTATATTTTAAACGCGAGCTTTTTAATTCTATATGCTATTCCTGTTTTCGTTGTGGCTCCTTTTTTGATTCAAATAGCAATCAATAAAGTATTCCCATTTACGAATGAACCCATTCCCATTAGTGGTTTTACAAGCTCAGATGCTATTTATAGCAAAGAAAATTCCTTTCAACGACTAATGGATATTGTGAAACATATAGCTCTTCCATTAATTGCTATCATTTATGGAACTCTTGCCGCTCAGTCAAGACTATCTAGAACGGCTGTTTTAGAGGTTTTGCGACAAGATTATGTTAGGACAGCCTGGGCAAAAGGAGCCACCCCAATGCAAGTATTTGGTAAACACGTGGGACGTAATGCTTCTATAACTATCGTAACATCAATAGCGGGTTCATTAGGTGTAGTTTTAGGAGGCGCTTTGATTGTGGAGACTTTATTTGAAATAAATGGTTTTGGACGCTTCTTTTATGAAGCGGTTTTAGATCGTGATTATAATGTCATCATGTTTTCTACATTAGCCGGATCATTTTTAACATTAATGGGTTATTTAATAGCGGATATTGCCTATACACTATTAGATCCAAGAGTAACATTAGAGTAA
- the yejE gene encoding Inner membrane ABC transporter permease protein YejE: MESSYWHNVWGQFKKRPLGIFGLFIVSLFLIVGVYAPFFASSKPIFVKFEGEWYFPLFRYLFYQGFYSKSIDLFFNVFIFIFPLLILSCIFFKGNIRNYLVFFLLALQTLIMIGLILFPIKNPAVNRSSLNDDWNWQQEVKLLNPYERLNLVLSYLNKKKQHIAIEEYLQKKNIPIHKSLPTLWQFEQNHYDDNIHRIESLLNKKTEQPDLSKKKNYLVDKKNWLEQQANNISIILWPFFRTFHWEEDAGGSQELNQMLPWWEKTRVNRKDLISALIFGIRISLVVGALSVFLSLIIGIPIGAMAGFYGGKTDIIVSRLMEIWEAMPVFFMLLMVVAITQSKSIFLIILVIGIFGWTSISRYIRGEFFKQRSLSYVEAGKAMGFHDRYLIFSDILPNAIPPVLTILPFAIMGAITSEAGLSFLGLGEESSASWGVLMDEARGVFPGESYLLWPPAILLTVLLVAIALMGDAMRDAIDPKLHRQ, from the coding sequence ATGGAAAGCAGTTACTGGCATAATGTTTGGGGGCAATTTAAAAAAAGACCTCTTGGAATTTTTGGACTATTCATAGTGTCTTTATTTTTAATCGTTGGAGTTTATGCCCCATTTTTTGCATCAAGTAAACCGATATTTGTTAAATTTGAAGGTGAGTGGTATTTTCCACTCTTTCGGTATTTATTCTATCAAGGATTCTATAGTAAATCGATCGATCTATTTTTTAATGTTTTTATTTTTATATTTCCGTTATTGATACTAAGCTGCATCTTTTTTAAAGGAAATATACGAAATTATTTAGTCTTTTTTCTATTGGCTTTACAGACATTAATTATGATCGGATTAATTCTCTTCCCTATCAAAAATCCAGCTGTTAATCGATCTTCTCTAAATGACGATTGGAATTGGCAACAAGAAGTAAAGCTATTAAATCCATATGAACGATTAAATCTAGTCTTAAGCTACTTAAATAAAAAAAAACAGCACATAGCCATAGAAGAGTATCTGCAAAAAAAAAATATTCCTATACATAAGTCATTACCAACGCTTTGGCAATTTGAACAAAACCATTATGACGATAATATTCACCGAATAGAGAGCTTATTAAATAAAAAAACAGAACAGCCCGATTTAAGTAAAAAAAAGAATTACTTAGTCGATAAAAAAAACTGGTTAGAACAACAAGCTAATAATATTTCTATCATTTTATGGCCATTTTTTCGCACCTTTCATTGGGAAGAAGATGCTGGTGGTTCTCAAGAGTTAAATCAAATGTTACCTTGGTGGGAAAAAACAAGAGTAAATCGTAAAGATTTAATTTCAGCTTTAATATTTGGTATACGTATTTCTTTAGTCGTTGGCGCATTATCTGTATTTTTATCTTTGATTATAGGAATACCAATAGGTGCGATGGCTGGCTTTTACGGAGGTAAAACAGATATTATAGTTAGTCGATTAATGGAAATTTGGGAAGCTATGCCAGTTTTTTTTATGCTACTAATGGTTGTTGCTATTACGCAAAGTAAATCTATTTTTTTAATTATTCTAGTTATTGGGATTTTTGGGTGGACAAGCATAAGTCGCTATATTAGAGGGGAGTTTTTCAAGCAGCGTTCTTTAAGTTACGTGGAAGCTGGAAAAGCTATGGGTTTTCATGATCGCTACCTCATTTTTTCAGATATATTGCCAAATGCGATTCCTCCTGTTTTGACGATTTTACCTTTTGCCATTATGGGAGCAATCACTAGTGAAGCTGGCCTTTCTTTTTTAGGATTAGGTGAAGAAAGTTCCGCTTCGTGGGGCGTGTTAATGGATGAGGCAAGAGGTGTATTTCCTGGGGAAAGCTATTTACTGTGGCCACCAGCTATCCTCTTAACTGTTTTATTAGTAGCAATTGCATTAATGGGCGATGCTATGCGAGATGCCATAGATCCAAAATTACATAGGCAATAA
- the fadI_1 gene encoding 3-ketoacyl-CoA thiolase: MRSDNNQVYVLSSARIPFAKSQTSYNDYTRKDLMQASFDALVEKAQLKGKVLGDVALGAVMNGISDWNLARECILSSELSPLTPGYNVQRACGTGLEAAWEIALKAFSGAIDIGIAGGVDTNSDLPIEVSPRFQRTLLNLNKAKSFAERLKIISLFSLRDLKPRIPSITEPKTLLSMGEHCELMVKEWKISRKEQDEFALQSHKNSAKAFKEGFFDDLVYPFAGVSKDTIIRDDTTLDKLGKLKPAFDLKNGTITAGNSSPLTDGAACVLIGNSKGAQEIKAVPLAKFIDIQVAAVDFVHGDGLLMAPTIAISRLLERNHLSIHDFDYYELHEAFAGQVLCNLKALESKEYCQRVLGRSEPIGTIDRNKLNVMGSSVSVGHPFAATGARILGTLAKLLSKEKGKRGLISICTAGGMGIAAILESVD; this comes from the coding sequence ATGAGATCAGACAATAATCAAGTGTACGTTTTAAGTAGTGCAAGAATACCTTTTGCAAAAAGTCAAACTTCTTACAACGATTATACCAGAAAAGACTTAATGCAAGCATCCTTCGACGCTCTTGTTGAAAAGGCACAACTGAAAGGCAAAGTGCTGGGTGATGTGGCTTTAGGTGCTGTAATGAACGGAATTTCAGATTGGAATTTAGCACGTGAGTGTATTTTATCCTCAGAACTATCGCCTTTAACACCAGGCTATAATGTTCAAAGAGCTTGCGGCACTGGCTTAGAAGCTGCTTGGGAAATAGCTTTAAAAGCATTTAGCGGGGCCATAGATATAGGAATTGCAGGTGGAGTGGATACAAATAGCGATTTACCAATTGAAGTCTCCCCTCGCTTTCAAAGAACATTATTAAACTTAAATAAAGCCAAAAGTTTTGCTGAACGATTAAAAATTATTAGCCTCTTTTCTTTAAGAGATTTAAAGCCACGCATTCCAAGTATTACTGAACCTAAAACACTTTTATCTATGGGTGAGCATTGTGAGTTGATGGTCAAAGAGTGGAAAATTAGTCGAAAGGAGCAAGATGAATTTGCTTTGCAAAGCCATAAAAATAGTGCCAAGGCTTTTAAAGAAGGTTTTTTTGACGATTTAGTTTATCCTTTTGCAGGAGTTTCAAAAGATACCATCATAAGAGATGACACAACTTTAGACAAATTAGGCAAATTAAAACCAGCCTTTGATCTTAAAAATGGCACAATTACAGCTGGCAACAGCTCCCCCCTAACTGATGGCGCTGCTTGCGTTCTAATTGGTAATAGCAAAGGAGCGCAAGAAATAAAGGCCGTTCCTTTAGCCAAATTTATTGACATTCAAGTAGCAGCGGTTGATTTTGTTCATGGGGATGGATTGCTTATGGCGCCAACGATTGCTATTTCCCGTTTACTCGAAAGAAATCATCTATCAATTCATGATTTTGATTATTATGAATTACACGAAGCTTTTGCAGGACAAGTTTTATGCAACTTAAAAGCTTTAGAATCAAAAGAGTATTGCCAAAGGGTTTTAGGAAGAAGTGAGCCAATTGGAACTATTGATCGCAATAAGCTAAATGTTATGGGTAGTAGTGTTTCGGTTGGACACCCCTTTGCCGCAACAGGTGCGCGTATTTTAGGTACACTTGCCAAACTTCTTTCAAAAGAAAAAGGCAAAAGAGGTTTAATCTCTATTTGTACAGCTGGTGGAATGGGGATTGCAGCTATTTTGGAAAGTGTTGATTAA
- the ydaD gene encoding General stress protein 39: MAKKAVQKKQPGHETIMQPKPEAIKKDYKAANKLEGKVAVITGGDSGIGKAVALAFAKEGADIAFIYLDEHKDAEETKKEVEKIGKKCFIISTDIGVEKNCIKAVQDIIKKYKKIDILINNAAEQHSQESIEDITEKQLEKTFRTNVYSMFFLTKAVLKHLKEGSTIVNTTSVTAYRGSPKLLDYSSTKGAIVAFTRSLAKNLAEKKIRVNAVAPGPIWTPLIPATFPQDKVDSFGKDTEMKRAGQPSEVSPCYVFLASDDSSYITGQVLHPNGGDIING; the protein is encoded by the coding sequence ATGGCTAAAAAAGCAGTTCAAAAAAAACAACCTGGGCATGAAACTATCATGCAACCTAAACCTGAAGCCATCAAAAAAGATTATAAAGCAGCTAATAAGTTAGAAGGAAAAGTTGCCGTAATAACTGGTGGCGATAGTGGAATTGGAAAAGCTGTAGCGTTAGCCTTTGCTAAAGAAGGAGCTGATATCGCTTTTATTTACTTAGATGAACATAAAGACGCTGAAGAAACAAAGAAAGAAGTAGAAAAAATTGGAAAAAAATGTTTCATCATTTCCACAGACATAGGCGTGGAGAAAAATTGCATTAAGGCCGTCCAAGATATTATTAAGAAGTATAAAAAAATTGATATCTTAATCAACAACGCAGCCGAACAGCACTCTCAAGAATCGATTGAAGATATTACAGAAAAACAATTAGAAAAAACATTTCGCACGAATGTTTATTCTATGTTTTTTTTAACCAAAGCTGTTTTAAAACATCTCAAAGAAGGGTCAACAATAGTAAACACAACTTCGGTTACAGCTTATCGAGGAAGTCCTAAGCTCTTAGATTATTCCAGCACAAAAGGGGCAATTGTTGCTTTTACTCGCTCACTTGCAAAAAATTTAGCAGAGAAAAAGATTAGAGTTAATGCTGTAGCACCAGGTCCTATTTGGACTCCCTTAATCCCAGCAACTTTTCCTCAAGACAAAGTCGATAGTTTTGGTAAAGATACTGAAATGAAACGAGCAGGTCAACCTTCTGAAGTATCTCCTTGCTATGTATTTTTAGCAAGTGATGATTCCTCCTATATTACAGGTCAAGTGTTACATCCAAATGGTGGCGATATTATCAATGGCTAA